From one Musa acuminata AAA Group cultivar baxijiao chromosome BXJ2-6, Cavendish_Baxijiao_AAA, whole genome shotgun sequence genomic stretch:
- the LOC135614650 gene encoding uncharacterized protein LOC135614650 has protein sequence MTNSTMADLSKEKQPLMSFLVTEAGNFSRSGTSISMGDTTLRLNSSSYETCRTGKGVCSLSNHELSATDDGCRLVLGLGPTPTSYASEYYCIAGGINKTKETATCTNQSWSLETDSNMLELGLSRGNVEPMVTVDGNANSSSSNSKQISSEKHHLIPVVDESSTSAKRNSGGYMPSLLFAPRLTISIGMVDAPGTHDPSDTGADEITDNNHLQYDLHQTTEHLSASESSAGAFSASPSVSQRIHHRHPRKCMFEGCSKCARGASGLCIGHGGGQRCQKPGCNKGTESTAAFCKAHGGGRRCQMLGCTKSADGKTDFCIAHGGGRRCTHLGCAKAARGKSGLCIKHGGGKRCIVEGCTRSAEGQPGLCISHGGGRRCQYPDCWKGAQGSTNYCKAHGGGRRCIFQGCTKGAEGSTPLCKGHGGGKRCLFEGGGVCPKSVHGGTQFCVAHGGGKRCAVAGCTKSARGRTDCCVRHGGGKRCHFEGCNKSAQGKTDFCKAHGGGKRCTWAPGCDKFARGRSGLCAAHGTMMAAQQECEAGKTGGMIGPGLFQGIVASSVTVGSSMDNGYTSAGFSSVSDCVESQANARQHQLHIPPQVLVPMSMKSPPPSVSIGFGGGVDDSQEKNSGFVVPEGRVHGGSLLSLLNGSLKNAVDAGFV, from the coding sequence ATGACGAATTCAACCATGGCAGATCTGTCAAAGGAAAAGCAACCTTTGATGAGTTTTCTAGTGACAGAAGCAGGGAACTTCTCAAGATCTGGCACAAGCATCAGCATGGGTGACACAACATTGCGCTTGAACTCCTCAAGCTACGAAACCTGCAGAACTGGTAAAGGAGTATGTTCTCTGAGCAATCACGAGCTTTCTGCTACGGATGATGGTTGTCGTTTGGTTCTTGGTCTAGGTCCAACTCCAACTTCTTATGCTTCAGAGTATTATTGCATTGCTGGTGGAATTAATAAAACAAAAGAAACTGCCACTTGTACAAACCAAAGCTGGAGCTTGGAAACTGATAGTAACATGTTAGAACTTGGACTTTCAAGAGGAAATGTGGAACCAATGGTTACCGTGGATGGCAATGCAAATTCTTCCTCTTCCAACTCCAAGCAAATATCCAGTGAAAAGCATCACCTGATTCCAGTTGTTGATGAAAGTTCAACATCAGCCAAGAGAAACTCAGGGGGATATATGCCATCTCTCCTATTTGCCCCGAGGCTGACAATTTCTATTGGTATGGTAGATGCTCCAGGGACCCATGATCCATCAGACACTGGAGCTGATGAAATCACTGATAACAATCATCTTCAGTATGATCTTCACCAAACGACTGAGCACTTGTCTGCTTCTGAGTCATCAGCTGGTGCTTTTTCTGCCTCTCCTAGTGTCTCTCAGAGAATCCATCACCGTCATCCTAGGAAATGCATGTTCGAGGGCTGTTCTAAATGTGCAAGGGGGGCATCTGGTCTATGCATTGGACATGGAGGCGGTCAAAGGTGCCAGAAACCTGGGTGTAATAAGGGCACTGAGAGCACTGCAGCTTTCTGCAAAGCTCATGGAGGAGGCAGGAGATGCCAGATGCTTGGATGCACCAAGAGCGCTGATGGTAAGACAGATTTCTGTATTGCTCATGGAGGTGGGCGCCGGTGCACTCATTTAGGATGCGCTAAAGCTGCACGAGGTAAATCAGGTTTGTGCATCAAGCACGGAGGCGGGAAGAGGTGCATTGTAGAGGGGTGCACTCGTAGTGCTGAGGGCCAGCCAGGGCTATGCATCTCCCATGGTGGAGGGCGTAGATGTCAATATCCTGATTGTTGGAAAGGTGCACAGGGGAGTACCAATTACTGCAAAGCTCATGGCGGAGGAAGGCGATGCATTTTTCAGGGTTGTACTAAGGGAGCCGAGGGAAGCACACCCCTGTGCAAGGGGCATGGTGGTGGTAAACGGTGTCTTTTTGAGGGTGGTGGGGTATGCCCGAAGAGCGTCCATGGTGGGACACAGTTCTGTGTGGCACATGGAGGGGGTAAGAGGTGTGCTGTTGCGGGGTGCACAAAGAGTGCCCGTGGCCGCACTGATTGCTGTGTGCGCCATGGTGGGGGGAAACGATGCCACTTTGAGGGGTGCAATAAGAGCGCACAGGGGAAGACAGATTTCTGCAAAGCCCATGGTGGGGGTAAACGGTGCACATGGGCCCCAGGCTGTGACAAGTTCGCAAGGGGAAGGAGTGGACTCTGTGCGGCTCATGGTACGATGATGGCCGCCCAGCAAGAGTGCGAGGCTGGGAAGACTGGGGGAATGATTGGTCCAGGCCTCTTCCAAGGGATTGTCGCCTCATCCGTCACAGTTGGAAGCAGCATGGACAATGGTTATACCTCTGCAGGTTTTAGCTCTGTTTCAGACTGTGTTGAGTCACAAGCAAATGCGAGACAGCATCAGCTTCACATTCCGCCGCAGGTTCTGGTCCCCATGTCCATGAAATCTCCTCCTCCATCAGTGTCAATTGGTTTTGGTGGAGGTGTCGACGACAGCCAGGAGAAGAACTCTGGGTTTGTGGTCCCTGAAGGGAGGGTGCATGGTGGGAGCTTGTTGTCTCTACTGAATGGGAGCTTAAAGAATGCTGTGGATGCAGGGTTTGTTTGA
- the LOC103987475 gene encoding auxin-responsive protein SAUR77, with protein MMYSPRDRQSDAASVGCCVFLRRPSTLSRLGYRALTLEDSSDGEESAVKLVVGKERRVFLVDRFVLEKEPLRVLMEMVARDGRQGRGSRRKGAIFVDVDHILFEHMLWLVYNDSSSSSSSSSLLQLNLKEIIEFYSQEN; from the coding sequence ATGATGTATTCGCCTCGGGATCGCCAGTCTGACGCCGCCTCCGTCGGCTGCTGCGTCTTCCTCCGACGCCCATCCACCCTTTCCCGTCTCGGCTACCGCGCGCTCACCTTGGAAGACTCCTCTGACGGCGAGGAGTCGGCGGTGAAGTTGGTGGTGGGGAAGGAGAGGCGGGTGTTCCTGGTCGACCGCTTCGTCCTCGAGAAGGAACCGTTGCGGGTGCTGATGGAGATGGTGGCGCGGGACGGGCGGCAGGGGAGGGGGTCGAGGCGGAAAGGCGCCATCTTTGTCGACGTCGACCACATCCTCTTCGAGCACATGCTCTGGTTGGTCTACAACgacagctcctcctcctcctcctcttcttctttgttgCAGCTCAACTTGAAGGAAATTATAGAGTTCTACTCTCAGGAGAATTGA
- the LOC103987476 gene encoding uncharacterized protein LOC103987476: protein MDAAAKKTFVTACSSSLVLLLLLLLLISPRQTFPSPVQGAGYGGGEGGQQQQQGPQPAERAIGLTGFANLWDAVRTWANLAWMNLRPPDSMKNNGRSESSAGEVVKEAASRSFETSKEAVGQAAESAAKTAEDAVRKSKEKVKRTASVAGGEPDAEL from the exons ATGGACGCAGCAGCAAAGAAAACCTTCGTCACGGCGTGTTCCTCCTCCCTCGTCctgttgctcctcctcctcctcctcatctctcCTCGCCAAACGTTTCCGTCGCCGGTCCAGGGTGCCGGCTatggaggtggagagggggggcagcagcaacagcagggcCCGCAGCCGGCCGAGCGGGCCATCGGCCTCACCGGATTCGCGAACCTGTGGGATGCCGTCAGGACCTGGGCCAATCTTGCCTGGATGAATCTTCGGCCACCTGACTCGAT GAAAAACAATGGAAGGAGTGAGTCGAGCGCAGGGGAGGTGGTGAAAGAAGCAGCCTCGAGGAGCTTCGAGACGAGCAAGGAGGCGGTGGGGCAGGCGGCGGAGTCGGCAGCGAAGACAGCAGAGGACGCAGTCCGCAAGAGCAAGGAGAAGGTGAAGCGGACTGCCTCCGTGGCTGGTGGAGAACCGGATGCAGAGCTTTAG
- the LOC103987478 gene encoding uncharacterized protein LOC103987478 isoform X1, which yields MAFRSFPAEISKPTAWPPPLRGGNAARLPVNACAAMTCSVAADGNRRSKLVWVWTESRQVMTAAVERGWNTFLFRSEPRSNDLANEWSSIALITPLFIDGKQLFDGQSRKIASFYEVSSPQELELFQPNTEEVDNVVINFQNEWQVIPAENIVAAFQGCNRTVLAVSATSTEAQVFLEALEQGLDGVVLKVEDMGEVLRLKEYFDRRNEVRNMLALTKTTITRVEVVGMGDRVCVDLCSLMRPGEGLLVGSFARGLFLVHSECLESNYIASRPFRVNAGPVHAYVAIPGGKTCYLSELQAGKEVIVVDQSGLQRTAIVGRVKIESRPLILIEAKEHSGNETYSIFLQNAETVGLVCPHEGNQTTIPVTSLKLGDEVMLRVQGGARHTGIEIQEFILEK from the exons ATGGCGTTCCGCTCCTTCCCAGCCGAAATCTCCAAGCCCACGGCGTGGCCGCCGCCTCTAAGAG GGGGTAATGCGGCTCGCTTGCCCGTTAATGCTTGCGCGGCGATGACTTGCTCTGTGGCTGCGGACGGAAACAGGCGATCGAAGCTTGTTTGGGTGTGGACTGAGAGCAGGCAGGTGATGACTGCAGCGGTTGAGAGAGGGTGGAACACCTTCCTCTTTCGCTCGGAACCACGATCCAACGACCTTGCCAATGAATGGTCAT CAATTGCCCTGATAACGCCTCTCTTTATTGATGGGAAGCAGCTGTTTGATGGACAAAGCAGAAAAATTGCATCCTTCTATGAGGTTTCATCTCCACAAGAACTGGAGCTCTTCCAACCAAACACAGAAGAAGTAGACAACGTTGTCATAAATTTCCAGAATGAATGGCAG GTTATACCTGCGGAGAACATTGTCGCAGCATTCCAAGGGTGTAATAGGACTGTCTTAGCAGTTTCAGCTACTTCAACTGAAGCACAAGtgtttcttgag GCCTTGGAGCAAGGTCTCGATGGAGTTGTTCTGAAGGTTGAAGACATGGGAGAAGTTCTCAGACTTAAG GAGTATTTTGACAGAAGAAATGAAGTCAGGAATATGTTAGCCTTGACTAAGACAACTATAACTCGGGTAGAAGTGGTTGGCATGGGTGACCGTGTATGTGTGGACCTTTGCAGTCTCATGCGACCGGGTGAAGGCCTTCTG GTTGGTTCTTTTGCTAGAGGGCTTTTCTTGGTTCATTCAGAATGCTTGGAGTCAAATTACATTGCTAGCAGACCTTTCCGAGTAAACGCT GGGCCAGTGCATGCCTATGTTGCAATTCCAGGAGGAAAGACTTGCTACCTCTCAGAGTTGCAGGCAGGTAAAGAGGTCATAGTGGTTGACCAAAGTGGTTTACAACGGACAGCAATCGTGGGTCGTGTGAAGATCGAGTCGAGACCACTTATCCTAATCGAGGCAAAG GAACACTCAGGAAATGAGACATATAGCATCTTTTTACAAAATGCAGAAACTGTTGGATTAGTCTGCCCTCATGAAG GAAACCAGACTACAATTCCAGTCACCTCACTCAAACTCGGAGATGAAGTCATGTTGAGAGTGCAGGGCGGCGCTCGACATACTGGGATAGAAATCCAAGAATTCATCCTCGAGAAATGA
- the LOC103987478 gene encoding uncharacterized protein LOC103987478 isoform X2 has product MTCSVAADGNRRSKLVWVWTESRQVMTAAVERGWNTFLFRSEPRSNDLANEWSSIALITPLFIDGKQLFDGQSRKIASFYEVSSPQELELFQPNTEEVDNVVINFQNEWQVIPAENIVAAFQGCNRTVLAVSATSTEAQVFLEALEQGLDGVVLKVEDMGEVLRLKEYFDRRNEVRNMLALTKTTITRVEVVGMGDRVCVDLCSLMRPGEGLLVGSFARGLFLVHSECLESNYIASRPFRVNAGPVHAYVAIPGGKTCYLSELQAGKEVIVVDQSGLQRTAIVGRVKIESRPLILIEAKEHSGNETYSIFLQNAETVGLVCPHEGNQTTIPVTSLKLGDEVMLRVQGGARHTGIEIQEFILEK; this is encoded by the exons ATGACTTGCTCTGTGGCTGCGGACGGAAACAGGCGATCGAAGCTTGTTTGGGTGTGGACTGAGAGCAGGCAGGTGATGACTGCAGCGGTTGAGAGAGGGTGGAACACCTTCCTCTTTCGCTCGGAACCACGATCCAACGACCTTGCCAATGAATGGTCAT CAATTGCCCTGATAACGCCTCTCTTTATTGATGGGAAGCAGCTGTTTGATGGACAAAGCAGAAAAATTGCATCCTTCTATGAGGTTTCATCTCCACAAGAACTGGAGCTCTTCCAACCAAACACAGAAGAAGTAGACAACGTTGTCATAAATTTCCAGAATGAATGGCAG GTTATACCTGCGGAGAACATTGTCGCAGCATTCCAAGGGTGTAATAGGACTGTCTTAGCAGTTTCAGCTACTTCAACTGAAGCACAAGtgtttcttgag GCCTTGGAGCAAGGTCTCGATGGAGTTGTTCTGAAGGTTGAAGACATGGGAGAAGTTCTCAGACTTAAG GAGTATTTTGACAGAAGAAATGAAGTCAGGAATATGTTAGCCTTGACTAAGACAACTATAACTCGGGTAGAAGTGGTTGGCATGGGTGACCGTGTATGTGTGGACCTTTGCAGTCTCATGCGACCGGGTGAAGGCCTTCTG GTTGGTTCTTTTGCTAGAGGGCTTTTCTTGGTTCATTCAGAATGCTTGGAGTCAAATTACATTGCTAGCAGACCTTTCCGAGTAAACGCT GGGCCAGTGCATGCCTATGTTGCAATTCCAGGAGGAAAGACTTGCTACCTCTCAGAGTTGCAGGCAGGTAAAGAGGTCATAGTGGTTGACCAAAGTGGTTTACAACGGACAGCAATCGTGGGTCGTGTGAAGATCGAGTCGAGACCACTTATCCTAATCGAGGCAAAG GAACACTCAGGAAATGAGACATATAGCATCTTTTTACAAAATGCAGAAACTGTTGGATTAGTCTGCCCTCATGAAG GAAACCAGACTACAATTCCAGTCACCTCACTCAAACTCGGAGATGAAGTCATGTTGAGAGTGCAGGGCGGCGCTCGACATACTGGGATAGAAATCCAAGAATTCATCCTCGAGAAATGA
- the LOC135586122 gene encoding probable serine/threonine-protein kinase PBL3 isoform X2, with amino-acid sequence MRPRPFHLDRGGGDGELRRLFVARRERPRPAEFPVDKTSNGSLPTPRTEGEILSSSQLKAFTFNDLKNATRNFRPDSLLGEGGFGYVYKGWIDEQSFSASRPGCGMVVAVKKLKPESFQGHKEWLTEVDYLGQLHHPNLVKLIGYCSEGDNKLLVYEFMPKGSLENHLFRRSAQPLSWATRIKVAIGAARGLTFLHDAESQVIYRDFKASNILLDSEFNAKLSDFGLAKAGPTGDKTHVSTQVIGTHGYAAPEYIATGRLSVKSDVYSFGVVLLELLSGRRAIDETKMGIEQNLVEWAIPYLCDKRKLYRIMDTRLEGQYPKKGAHAIATLALQCIEHETKLRPRMSDALASLEQLQDLKSAAFPLQADQYKPSSVISKSPRRHHH; translated from the exons ATGCGCCCGCGGCCTTTTCATCTTGACAGGGGAGGAGGCGATGGGGAACTGCGTCGACTCTTCGTCGCTCGTCGAGAACGGCCGCGCCCCGCGGAATTCCCCGT CGATAAGACGAGCAATGGGAGTCTTCCTACACCAAGAACTGAAGGTGAAATCTTATCCTCGTCACAGTTGAAGGCTTTCACGTTCAATGATCTGAAAAATGCCACGAGAAACTTTCGTCCGGACAGTTTACTCGGGGAAGGAGGTTTCGGTTATGTCTACAAAGGTTGGATCGATGAACAAAGTTTTTCTGCTTCAAGGCCTGGATGTGGAATGGTTGTTGCTGTCAAGAAGCTCAAGCCTGAAAGTTTCCAGGGCCACAAGGAATGGCTG ACAGAGGTCGACTATCTAGGTCAGCTTCACCATCCCAATCTGGTTAAGCTCATTGGGTACTGTTCGGAGGGTGACAATAAGCTTCTGGTATATGAATTCATGCCAAAAGGCAGCTTGGAAAATCATCTGTTCAGAA GGAGTGCTCAACCACTTTCATGGGCAACACGAATCAAGGTTGCAATTGGAGCAGCCAGAGGACTCACTTTTTTGCATGATGCTGAATCTCAAGTTATATATCGAGATTTTAAGGCCTCCAACATCCTTCTTGACTCG GAGTTTAACGCAAAGCTTTCAGACTTTGGCTTGGCGAAAGCTGGACCAACTGGAGATAAAACTCATGTGTCGACCCAAGTCATAGGCACTCATGGATATGCAGCTCCAGAATATATTGCGACAG GTAGACTTTCAGTGAAATCCGATGTATACAGTTTCGGGGTTGTATTGTTGGAGCTCTTGTCTGGTCGCCGGGCCATCGACGAAACAAAGATGGGTATAGAGCAGAACCTGGTGGAATGGGCAATTCCCTATTTGTGTGATAAGCGAAAATTATACCGGATAATGGACACAAGGCTGGAAGGCCAGTATCCAAAGAAAGGAGCCCATGCCATCGCCACGCTTGCATTGCAATGTATCGAGCATGAGACCAAACTCCGGCCTCGTATGTCTGATGCCTTAGCCTCTCTGGAGCAACTGCAAGATCTCAAGTCTGCAGCATTTCCTCTGCAAGCCGATCAATATAAGCCCTCCAGTGTCATCTCTAAATCACCAAGGAGGCATCATCATTAG
- the LOC135586122 gene encoding probable serine/threonine-protein kinase PBL3 isoform X1: protein MGNCVDSSSLVENGRAPRNSPYPSKAVAGRSLFSVSSTPMTYSTPSTLSVRSYSDKTSNGSLPTPRTEGEILSSSQLKAFTFNDLKNATRNFRPDSLLGEGGFGYVYKGWIDEQSFSASRPGCGMVVAVKKLKPESFQGHKEWLTEVDYLGQLHHPNLVKLIGYCSEGDNKLLVYEFMPKGSLENHLFRRSAQPLSWATRIKVAIGAARGLTFLHDAESQVIYRDFKASNILLDSEFNAKLSDFGLAKAGPTGDKTHVSTQVIGTHGYAAPEYIATGRLSVKSDVYSFGVVLLELLSGRRAIDETKMGIEQNLVEWAIPYLCDKRKLYRIMDTRLEGQYPKKGAHAIATLALQCIEHETKLRPRMSDALASLEQLQDLKSAAFPLQADQYKPSSVISKSPRRHHH from the exons ATGGGGAACTGCGTCGACTCTTCGTCGCTCGTCGAGAACGGCCGCGCCCCGCGGAATTCCCCGT ATCCTTCGAAAGCGGTTGCCGGAAGAAGTTTGTTTTCAGTTTCTTCCACTCCAATGACATACTCAACCCCTTCAACTCTGTCTGTGCGTTCTTATAGCGATAAGACGAGCAATGGGAGTCTTCCTACACCAAGAACTGAAGGTGAAATCTTATCCTCGTCACAGTTGAAGGCTTTCACGTTCAATGATCTGAAAAATGCCACGAGAAACTTTCGTCCGGACAGTTTACTCGGGGAAGGAGGTTTCGGTTATGTCTACAAAGGTTGGATCGATGAACAAAGTTTTTCTGCTTCAAGGCCTGGATGTGGAATGGTTGTTGCTGTCAAGAAGCTCAAGCCTGAAAGTTTCCAGGGCCACAAGGAATGGCTG ACAGAGGTCGACTATCTAGGTCAGCTTCACCATCCCAATCTGGTTAAGCTCATTGGGTACTGTTCGGAGGGTGACAATAAGCTTCTGGTATATGAATTCATGCCAAAAGGCAGCTTGGAAAATCATCTGTTCAGAA GGAGTGCTCAACCACTTTCATGGGCAACACGAATCAAGGTTGCAATTGGAGCAGCCAGAGGACTCACTTTTTTGCATGATGCTGAATCTCAAGTTATATATCGAGATTTTAAGGCCTCCAACATCCTTCTTGACTCG GAGTTTAACGCAAAGCTTTCAGACTTTGGCTTGGCGAAAGCTGGACCAACTGGAGATAAAACTCATGTGTCGACCCAAGTCATAGGCACTCATGGATATGCAGCTCCAGAATATATTGCGACAG GTAGACTTTCAGTGAAATCCGATGTATACAGTTTCGGGGTTGTATTGTTGGAGCTCTTGTCTGGTCGCCGGGCCATCGACGAAACAAAGATGGGTATAGAGCAGAACCTGGTGGAATGGGCAATTCCCTATTTGTGTGATAAGCGAAAATTATACCGGATAATGGACACAAGGCTGGAAGGCCAGTATCCAAAGAAAGGAGCCCATGCCATCGCCACGCTTGCATTGCAATGTATCGAGCATGAGACCAAACTCCGGCCTCGTATGTCTGATGCCTTAGCCTCTCTGGAGCAACTGCAAGATCTCAAGTCTGCAGCATTTCCTCTGCAAGCCGATCAATATAAGCCCTCCAGTGTCATCTCTAAATCACCAAGGAGGCATCATCATTAG
- the LOC103988334 gene encoding transcription factor MYB124-like isoform X1 produces MMRGLEKENDPTSVAPPAVAPPSKKDRHVVTWTPREDDLLREHIALHGTANWRSIAALFNGKTSRQCRRRWYTYMNSECKKGGWSAEEDMLLCEAQKIFGNRWTEIAKVVSGRTDNAVKNRFSTLCKKRAKLEAFSKENTSSSSDLGTSRVIVQDRYAAAAMGESSVSNKKIRYHISHPKEIVDGHRKLPGEHVSEQNQRRPPLAALVQNINSINGLTNNTRGSLCDASNKDTQGTFLRKNDPKLTALLQQAESLTSLSMKINAEDTNQSSDEAWKELQDYLIQTEDGESLTRRISRMGCMPDDLRNLIEGVNSTKEEGQQPVRQFDSDEDSQGSSECSTGSTHNVTAGESGSIHHYEDCSLHKDNEVSHLKDDAAHSSMNSSPETILSLSPMPKDEIVNGCTSSEFTSPLQTIPLFQSFADGIPTPVFTSSERNFLLSVLDFSSMGTKTNSSEQPSCKKALLHSFKPS; encoded by the exons ATGATGAGGGGTTTGGAGAAGGAGAACGACCCCACGTCCGTCGCCCCTCCAGCCGTGGCGCCGCCTTCGAAGAAGGATCGACATGTCGTTACTTGGACGCCTCGG GAGGATGATTTGCTCCGGGAGCACATCGCTCTTCACGGAACTGCCAA TTGGAGGAGTATCGCCGCTCTATTCAATGGCAAGACAAGTCGCCAGTGCCGGAGAAG ATGGTATACCTACATGAATTCAGAGTGTAAGAAAGGTGGGTGGTCTGCAGAAGAGGACATGCTCTTATGTGAG GCACAGAAGATTTTTGGGAACAGATGGACAGAGATTGCAAAGGTGGTTTCAGGAAG AACTGATAATGCTGTAAAGAACCGGTTCTCCACCCTCTGCAAGAAAAGGGCAAAACTTGAAGCCTTTTCCAAGGAGAATACGAGTTCATCATCAGATTTAGGTACTTCGAGGGTTATAGTTCAAGATAGATATGCTGCAGCAGCGATGGGGGAATCATCAGTATCTAATAAGAAAATAAG GTATCACATCTCTCATCCCAAGGAGATTGTTGACGGACATAGGAAGCTTCCTGGGGAACATGTATCAGAGCAAAACCAACGAAGGCCACCTCTAGCAGCACTTGTTCAAAATATTAACTCTATTAATGGGTTGACCAACAACACAAGAGGATCCCTTTGTGATG CTTCCAACAAAGATACTCAAGGCACTTTTCTCAGGAAAAACGATCCAAAATTAACTGCCTTGTTGCAGCAAGCTGAATCGCTTACTTCCCTGTCCATGAAAATTAATGCTGAGGATACCAACCAGAGTTCTGACGAGGCATGGAAG GAACTTCAAGATTACTTGATCCAAACTGAAGATGGTGAATCACTGACAAGAAGAATATCCAGAATGGGTTGTATGCCAGATGATCTCAGAAACTTGATAGAAGGTGTAAATAGCACTAAAGAAGAAGGGCAGCAGCCAGTGAG GCAATTTGATTCTGATGAAGATTCTCAAGGGAGTTCTGAGTGCAGTACAGGTTCAACCCACAATGTGACTGCTGGGGAAAGCGGAAGCATTCATCATTATGAGGATTGTTCACTGCACAAAGATAATGAGGTCAGTCATCTTAAAGATGATGCTGCACATTCCAGCATGAACTCTTCTCCAG AGACAATCTTATCATTGTCTCCAATGCCAAAGGACGAAATTGTGAATGGCTGCACGAGCTCAGAATTCACATCTCCACTCCAGACAATCCCACTTTTCCAATCTTTTGCAGATGGAATTCCGACTCCTGTCTTTACTTCAAGT GAGAGGAATTTCCTGCTTAGCGTGCTTGATTTTTCATCCATGGGCACCAAGACCAACTCCTCTGAGCAGCCATCTTGCAAGAAGGCGCTTCTTCATAGCTTCAAGCCATCCTAG
- the LOC103988334 gene encoding transcription factor MYB124-like isoform X2 produces the protein MNSECKKGGWSAEEDMLLCEAQKIFGNRWTEIAKVVSGRTDNAVKNRFSTLCKKRAKLEAFSKENTSSSSDLGTSRVIVQDRYAAAAMGESSVSNKKIRYHISHPKEIVDGHRKLPGEHVSEQNQRRPPLAALVQNINSINGLTNNTRGSLCDASNKDTQGTFLRKNDPKLTALLQQAESLTSLSMKINAEDTNQSSDEAWKELQDYLIQTEDGESLTRRISRMGCMPDDLRNLIEGVNSTKEEGQQPVRQFDSDEDSQGSSECSTGSTHNVTAGESGSIHHYEDCSLHKDNEVSHLKDDAAHSSMNSSPETILSLSPMPKDEIVNGCTSSEFTSPLQTIPLFQSFADGIPTPVFTSSERNFLLSVLDFSSMGTKTNSSEQPSCKKALLHSFKPS, from the exons ATGAATTCAGAGTGTAAGAAAGGTGGGTGGTCTGCAGAAGAGGACATGCTCTTATGTGAG GCACAGAAGATTTTTGGGAACAGATGGACAGAGATTGCAAAGGTGGTTTCAGGAAG AACTGATAATGCTGTAAAGAACCGGTTCTCCACCCTCTGCAAGAAAAGGGCAAAACTTGAAGCCTTTTCCAAGGAGAATACGAGTTCATCATCAGATTTAGGTACTTCGAGGGTTATAGTTCAAGATAGATATGCTGCAGCAGCGATGGGGGAATCATCAGTATCTAATAAGAAAATAAG GTATCACATCTCTCATCCCAAGGAGATTGTTGACGGACATAGGAAGCTTCCTGGGGAACATGTATCAGAGCAAAACCAACGAAGGCCACCTCTAGCAGCACTTGTTCAAAATATTAACTCTATTAATGGGTTGACCAACAACACAAGAGGATCCCTTTGTGATG CTTCCAACAAAGATACTCAAGGCACTTTTCTCAGGAAAAACGATCCAAAATTAACTGCCTTGTTGCAGCAAGCTGAATCGCTTACTTCCCTGTCCATGAAAATTAATGCTGAGGATACCAACCAGAGTTCTGACGAGGCATGGAAG GAACTTCAAGATTACTTGATCCAAACTGAAGATGGTGAATCACTGACAAGAAGAATATCCAGAATGGGTTGTATGCCAGATGATCTCAGAAACTTGATAGAAGGTGTAAATAGCACTAAAGAAGAAGGGCAGCAGCCAGTGAG GCAATTTGATTCTGATGAAGATTCTCAAGGGAGTTCTGAGTGCAGTACAGGTTCAACCCACAATGTGACTGCTGGGGAAAGCGGAAGCATTCATCATTATGAGGATTGTTCACTGCACAAAGATAATGAGGTCAGTCATCTTAAAGATGATGCTGCACATTCCAGCATGAACTCTTCTCCAG AGACAATCTTATCATTGTCTCCAATGCCAAAGGACGAAATTGTGAATGGCTGCACGAGCTCAGAATTCACATCTCCACTCCAGACAATCCCACTTTTCCAATCTTTTGCAGATGGAATTCCGACTCCTGTCTTTACTTCAAGT GAGAGGAATTTCCTGCTTAGCGTGCTTGATTTTTCATCCATGGGCACCAAGACCAACTCCTCTGAGCAGCCATCTTGCAAGAAGGCGCTTCTTCATAGCTTCAAGCCATCCTAG